One genomic segment of Arachis duranensis cultivar V14167 chromosome 4, aradu.V14167.gnm2.J7QH, whole genome shotgun sequence includes these proteins:
- the LOC107484863 gene encoding uncharacterized protein LOC107484863, translating to MAIDEKISHQNIYENSLKGGTTKSSIFIYALIFVALFFIIVQNNKSSSSALTSFGSSTLLTAVEQNQSPKELGDDELSYMQENNTTTQEGINNNNNIDEENEDPLVPPPDMKKAERMAWFKTQIPKLEILKSTNLSESFFNYRVLRFLDQGCSTFFFAIWLSPAKNFGEREFMTMDTLLKVHPQACLMILSRSMDSELGSRILKPLIDLGLKVEAITPDLPFLVKNTPAKSWLEAIKNGNKDPGNIPLSQNLSNLMRLAMLYKYGGAYVDTDLIFVKDMSLLRNAIGAQAVDQETKKWLRLNNAVLIFDMNHPIVLEFLREFATTFDGNKWGYNGPYMVSRVIERIEATQGYNNSSSNYYNLTILPPKAFYPVDWNKIVDFYKRPENGSELVWVENKVEELLYGGRTYALHLWNKRTRELDIEEGSVMARLFSHLCLVCNNVIRT from the exons ATGGCTATTGATGAGAAAATCTCTCATCAGAATATCTATGAAAACTCATTAAAAGGTGGCACAACTAAATCATCCATTTTCATCTATGCCCTAATATTTGTTGCATTGTTCTTCATCATTGTTCAAAACAACAAATCTAGTTCTTCAGCACTCACATCATTTGGTTCTTCAACCCTTCTAACTGCTGTTGAGCAAAATCAATCTCCTAAAGAATTAGGTGATGATGAACTTTCTTACATGCAGGAAAATAATACTACTACACAAGAAgggataaataataataataatattgatgaagagaatgaagatccCTTAGTTCCACCACCGGATATGAAAAAGGCAGAAAGAATGGCATGGTTCAAGACACAGATACCAAAACTTGAGATACTTAAATCAACCAACTTATCAGaatctttctttaattataGGGTCCTCAGATTCCTTGATCAAGGATGCTCAACTTTCTTCTTTGCCATATGGCTGTCGCCGGCGAAGAACTTTGGCGAGAGGGAGTTCATGACAATGGACACACTTCTCAAGGTCCACCCTCAAGCATGCCTCATGATCTTATCAAGATCCATGGACTCCGAACTTGGAAGCCGGATTCTCAAACCACTTATTGATCTTGGCCTCAAAGTTGAG GCAATTACTCCCGATTTGCCATTCTTGGTAAAGAACACACCGGCCAAATCATGGCTAGAAGCGATCAAGAATGGTAACAAGGACCCCGGAAACATCCCACTGTCTCAGAACCTCTCCAATTTGATGAGGCTAGCAATGTTATATAAGTATGGTGGTGCTTATGTGGACACAGATTTGATCTTTGTGAAGGATATGTCCCTATTGAGGAATGCAATAGGAGCACAAGCTGTGGACCAAGAAACCAAGAAATGGTTAAGATTGAACAATGCTGTTTTGATATTTGACATGAACCACCCTATTGTGCTTGAATTCCTAAGGGAATTTGCAACAACTTTTGATGGTAATAAATGGGGGTATAATGGTCCTTACATGGTTTCAAGAGTTATTGAAAGAATTGAAGCAACACAAGGATACAAcaatagtagtagtaattattACAACCTTACAATTTTGCCACCTAAGGCATTCTACCCTGTGGATTGGAACAAGATTGTTGATTTTTACAAGAGGCCTGAGAATGGGAGTGAATTGGTTTGGGTTGAAAATAAGGTTGAAGAATTGCTCTATGGTGGGAGAACATATGCACTTCACTTGTGGAACAAGAGGACAAGAGAGCTTGACATTGAAGAGGGAAGTGTCATGGCAAGATTGTTCAGTCATCTTTGCCTTGTTTGCAACAATGTGATTAGGACTTGA